A DNA window from Patescibacteria group bacterium contains the following coding sequences:
- a CDS encoding MraY family glycosyltransferase, which translates to MQYLIGFSIALVLSLFLTGIARKIGIKYNIMSKPRKRDVHLRPMPRIGGPAIFVAFAVALFLVFLRFNIDPSADNTTHIFNLRIWGIVLGGLAVVGLNLFDDLKGLSPLKKLMIQVFAALVVIASGVGIDHLTNPFGPEINLNSVYVPIFSLDGVVYHFSLWSDLLTLIWLVGMMNIMNFVDGVDGLAGGLATIAAFILFLLSISTVVNQPSTAMIAIVFAGAVSGFLYWNFPPAKIFMGDSGSMFLGFMLGVLPLISGGKLATAFLVLGFPIIDGFVVAIGRIVRGKNPINTPDKTHIHHRFLGAGFSTRQSILAMYFIAAAFGWVALRSTTAEKFTAAGVLFLLVLLTIYLLTRFRRKRS; encoded by the coding sequence ATGCAATATTTAATTGGTTTCTCAATAGCCCTTGTCCTCTCACTCTTTTTGACTGGAATCGCTCGCAAAATCGGCATCAAATACAACATAATGTCCAAGCCGAGGAAGCGGGACGTCCATTTGCGCCCGATGCCTAGAATCGGTGGCCCGGCTATTTTTGTTGCTTTTGCTGTCGCTCTTTTCCTCGTCTTTCTACGTTTTAATATAGATCCGAGCGCCGATAACACCACGCATATATTTAATCTACGTATCTGGGGGATTGTGCTGGGCGGTCTGGCAGTAGTTGGTCTTAATTTATTTGATGATCTTAAAGGTCTTTCTCCTCTCAAAAAGCTAATGATTCAGGTTTTTGCCGCTCTGGTCGTGATTGCTTCTGGCGTTGGGATAGACCATCTGACTAATCCATTCGGCCCAGAGATTAATCTAAACTCTGTCTATGTCCCGATATTCTCGCTGGACGGGGTAGTCTACCACTTCTCTCTTTGGTCCGATCTGCTGACTCTGATCTGGCTCGTCGGGATGATGAATATCATGAACTTCGTCGACGGTGTTGATGGCTTGGCGGGTGGGCTTGCCACTATCGCCGCATTTATCCTCTTCCTGCTCTCGATTTCAACGGTTGTCAATCAACCTTCTACTGCCATGATCGCAATAGTCTTCGCTGGGGCGGTCTCGGGCTTTCTTTATTGGAATTTCCCGCCAGCCAAGATCTTCATGGGTGATTCCGGTAGTATGTTCTTGGGCTTTATGCTTGGTGTCCTTCCGCTCATTTCTGGAGGCAAATTGGCAACTGCCTTCCTGGTCCTGGGCTTTCCAATTATCGATGGCTTTGTTGTAGCAATCGGGAGAATTGTGAGAGGGAAGAATCCGATCAATACTCCCGACAAAACGCACATTCATCACCGTTTCTTGGGCGCAGGATTTTCAACACGCCAGTCAATATTGGCAATGTATTTTATTGCCGCCGCCTTTGGTTGGGTCGCCCTTCGCTCCACAACAGCAGAAAAATTCACCGCCGCCGGTGTTTTGTTCCTGTTAGTATTACTTACGATATATTTGCTCACTCGTTTTCGTCGAAAACGCTCTTAG
- a CDS encoding PRC-barrel domain-containing protein, whose amino-acid sequence MILRYTKLIGLPIFDLRDQSRLGKVADILVDPSGQKIIGFILLNSIFSFGAPRVVLAVDVIEVLKEAVIVKDEDAVIQLEEAQTAKDLFKKRYYGLNQKAFFESGAYIGKVYDYLIDSKTLALSKFYIQSLLKETVIPSKDVIDFDGRKIIVKGKSPILAIEQAAESISAEAI is encoded by the coding sequence ATGATTTTGCGTTATACCAAACTTATTGGATTGCCGATATTTGACCTCCGCGATCAGAGCAGACTTGGTAAAGTCGCCGATATTCTTGTAGATCCAAGCGGCCAAAAAATAATAGGATTCATACTTCTGAATTCTATTTTTTCGTTTGGGGCGCCTCGTGTCGTGCTAGCAGTTGACGTGATTGAAGTATTAAAGGAGGCAGTCATCGTCAAAGACGAAGATGCCGTCATCCAGCTCGAAGAGGCACAGACGGCCAAGGATTTATTTAAGAAAAGATATTATGGCCTAAATCAAAAAGCTTTTTTTGAATCAGGCGCTTATATCGGCAAAGTTTATGATTATTTGATCGATAGCAAAACTCTCGCCCTCTCAAAGTTTTATATTCAAAGTCTTCTCAAAGAGACCGTCATCCCCTCGAAAGATGTGATCGATTTTGACGGCCGCAAGATCATCGTCAAAGGGAAAAGCCCTATTCTAGCCATAGAACAAGCGGCAGAGAGCATTTCGGCCGAAGCAATCTAA
- the efp gene encoding elongation factor P, producing the protein MLSITDLKTGTKFTMEGDPFVVISYYHSKQGRGGAVVKTKIKNLRTGATVDKTFQGADKVDEADLSKKTALYLYSDEDEAYFMDNQSFDQFTIPASKIGSQKQYLIENSNVDILYFNNEALDIELPIKMIFKVTSAPPAVKGNTASAVTKRVTIETDAIIDTPIFIKEGDKIVVDTRDGSYVERAN; encoded by the coding sequence ATGCTTTCAATTACCGATCTCAAAACAGGAACCAAATTTACGATGGAAGGTGATCCTTTCGTCGTTATTTCCTATTACCATTCCAAGCAGGGACGAGGCGGCGCAGTCGTCAAGACTAAGATCAAGAATCTTCGCACTGGCGCCACCGTCGACAAGACCTTTCAGGGAGCTGACAAAGTTGATGAAGCCGATCTCTCCAAGAAAACTGCCCTCTACCTCTATTCCGATGAAGATGAGGCTTACTTCATGGACAATCAGTCCTTCGACCAATTCACTATCCCTGCCTCCAAGATCGGAAGCCAGAAACAATATCTGATTGAAAATTCAAACGTCGATATTCTTTATTTCAACAATGAGGCCTTGGACATTGAGTTGCCAATCAAAATGATTTTCAAGGTTACTTCCGCTCCTCCAGCCGTCAAAGGCAACACCGCTTCAGCCGTGACCAAGAGAGTCACCATCGAGACTGATGCCATTATCGACACCCCAATCTTTATCAAAGAAGGTGACAAAATCGTGGTCGACACTCGCGACGGATCTTACGTCGAACGCGCCAATTAG
- the rpsR gene encoding 30S ribosomal protein S18: protein MPKRRCLVCKTKNMEIDYKDVAALSRYLDRWNKIQPASRTNNCAGHQRAVENAVKKARFLALLPYTVR from the coding sequence ATGCCAAAACGAAGATGTTTAGTTTGCAAAACAAAGAATATGGAGATTGACTACAAAGACGTAGCCGCTCTTTCACGCTATCTTGATCGCTGGAACAAGATCCAGCCTGCTAGCCGCACCAACAACTGTGCCGGCCACCAGCGCGCTGTCGAAAACGCAGTCAAGAAAGCTAGATTCCTTGCTCTTTTGCCTTACACAGTCAGATAA
- the ssb gene encoding single-stranded DNA-binding protein: MLNLNRAQLIGNLTRDPEMRFTPNGQAVANFAVATNRKWKGRDGAADGEDTQYHDIVVWGKQAEAVVPMLKKGGPVFIEGRIETRNWEGQDSVKRYKTEIIADNIIVLGSRTGGGSYEPKSSAEHAPAEKVAPVSAPKNDEEIDIEEIPF, translated from the coding sequence ATGCTTAATCTAAACCGTGCTCAACTGATAGGAAATTTGACCCGTGACCCCGAGATGAGATTCACCCCAAACGGCCAAGCTGTTGCCAACTTCGCAGTTGCCACCAACCGCAAATGGAAAGGCCGAGATGGCGCCGCTGACGGAGAAGATACCCAATACCACGACATTGTGGTCTGGGGCAAACAAGCTGAGGCAGTAGTGCCAATGCTGAAAAAGGGCGGGCCAGTCTTCATCGAAGGACGAATCGAGACACGCAACTGGGAAGGCCAGGACAGCGTCAAAAGATACAAAACAGAAATTATCGCTGACAATATTATCGTTCTCGGTAGCCGCACAGGCGGCGGAAGCTACGAGCCAAAGAGTTCAGCCGAACACGCTCCAGCAGAGAAAGTTGCTCCTGTTAGCGCACCAAAGAACGATGAAGAAATCGACATAGAAGAAATACCATTTTAA
- the rpsF gene encoding 30S ribosomal protein S6, with amino-acid sequence MRQYELTYMISDEVRETDLNKVTGKIAGLINGLGGKISKEDIWGRRKLCYTIKKQDFATYVTIYFSLPADKARELEREIRLETTVIRQLMMVKDYGDQTITLTQDEIAGTEEIEALIGHKSFEAIEGETEQSRDLMAVREEKEEATEVESPKSKVESPEEETEEPEVKVEKVEAEIKPVKKEKVVKEKPVVEVKEEVKPVRKVAKKKEPADEAERLSKLNEELDDILKDEL; translated from the coding sequence ATGAGACAGTACGAACTTACGTACATGATTTCTGATGAAGTACGCGAGACAGATTTGAACAAAGTGACCGGCAAAATTGCAGGTCTTATTAATGGTCTCGGCGGCAAAATCAGCAAAGAGGACATTTGGGGACGGCGCAAACTCTGCTATACGATCAAAAAGCAGGACTTTGCAACTTACGTTACTATCTATTTTTCACTTCCAGCCGACAAGGCTCGCGAGCTCGAGAGAGAGATTAGACTTGAAACTACTGTCATTCGCCAATTGATGATGGTCAAAGATTACGGAGACCAGACAATCACATTGACACAGGACGAAATTGCAGGAACCGAAGAGATCGAAGCCCTGATTGGCCACAAATCATTTGAGGCAATCGAAGGTGAGACAGAGCAGAGTCGTGATCTCATGGCCGTAAGAGAAGAAAAAGAAGAAGCCACGGAAGTTGAAAGTCCAAAGTCGAAAGTTGAAAGTCCTGAAGAAGAGACAGAGGAGCCTGAAGTTAAGGTTGAAAAGGTTGAGGCTGAAATCAAACCAGTCAAAAAAGAAAAAGTTGTCAAAGAGAAACCAGTTGTAGAAGTAAAAGAAGAAGTTAAGCCAGTTCGCAAAGTTGCGAAGAAGAAAGAGCCAGCTGACGAAGCTGAGCGTCTATCTAAGCTCAACGAAGAGCTCGACGACATCCTCAAAGACGAGTTATAA
- the truD gene encoding tRNA pseudouridine(13) synthase TruD: MQEKEELALKEIDEAKLSEIKRLDPASVVAPHSPQFTTPFLRYIGIDYDRKIAGLGMIKFLPSDFIVEEIGLDGQVSTINKEKDVLPDEVELSNRPITEAEVVKNGIGTLEAADRLANALRISLSEIGYAGLKDENAITSQKMTFNGVSKEQLRSVDLPNLTLKNIRLRKGVVGVGDLTGNRFTILVRTNPQLNEEILRERVTEVNKAGFLNFYSLQRFGSVRLNNHFVGQAIFKGNYDEAIRLILAEPSTQEIKVLADIRAKAAAFYGDWAKMTESFAQFPYFFRYDLELLRELQSTGKPVLALKQIFKSTKLFVHAYRSFWFNRLVSHYIKNNLQLPDELPVLNGSAEVLALYRPIIPESELSTLQFDQPFFGELFGNTPIMIKTRIMPKIYNAYKAPMGYVFYFDLDKGSYATTFLSEFFDLYQNEPVPEWVNQSFYDTRRPMNLDPLN; the protein is encoded by the coding sequence ATGCAAGAAAAAGAAGAATTAGCCCTCAAGGAGATTGACGAGGCCAAGCTTAGTGAGATCAAACGCCTGGACCCCGCCTCTGTTGTCGCGCCTCATTCGCCTCAATTTACCACTCCCTTCCTCCGCTATATCGGCATCGATTATGATCGCAAAATCGCAGGCCTTGGCATGATCAAATTTTTGCCCTCCGACTTTATCGTCGAAGAGATCGGTCTGGACGGGCAGGTGAGCACGATCAACAAAGAAAAGGACGTGCTTCCAGACGAAGTTGAATTGAGCAACCGACCGATCACCGAAGCAGAGGTGGTCAAAAACGGAATTGGCACGCTCGAAGCGGCCGACCGATTAGCCAACGCCCTTCGTATTTCTCTCTCAGAAATCGGCTATGCGGGACTCAAAGACGAAAACGCCATTACTTCTCAGAAGATGACCTTCAACGGAGTATCCAAGGAACAGCTTCGAAGCGTCGATTTGCCAAACCTAACTCTCAAGAATATCCGCTTGCGCAAAGGAGTTGTCGGAGTCGGAGACCTCACCGGCAACCGCTTCACCATCCTGGTCCGGACAAATCCTCAATTGAACGAAGAAATCCTGCGAGAGCGGGTCACAGAGGTAAATAAGGCGGGATTCTTGAACTTCTATTCCCTCCAACGCTTCGGCTCAGTCAGACTCAATAATCACTTCGTCGGCCAAGCCATATTTAAGGGCAATTATGACGAAGCGATCAGATTGATATTGGCAGAGCCTTCAACCCAAGAGATCAAAGTTTTGGCTGACATTCGAGCCAAGGCCGCGGCCTTTTATGGAGATTGGGCCAAGATGACTGAATCGTTCGCTCAATTCCCCTATTTCTTCCGTTATGACCTAGAGCTCCTTCGCGAATTGCAAAGCACGGGCAAGCCAGTCTTGGCGCTGAAGCAGATATTCAAATCAACCAAACTATTCGTTCACGCTTACCGAAGCTTCTGGTTTAACCGCCTAGTTTCACATTACATCAAGAACAATCTCCAGCTCCCGGACGAATTACCAGTATTGAATGGTTCGGCCGAAGTACTAGCTCTTTATCGCCCAATAATTCCAGAATCAGAGCTCTCTACCCTTCAGTTTGATCAGCCGTTCTTCGGTGAACTTTTCGGCAACACTCCGATCATGATCAAGACCAGAATCATGCCCAAGATTTACAACGCCTACAAAGCGCCAATGGGCTATGTTTTCTATTTTGATCTCGACAAGGGTTCCTACGCCACTACTTTTCTCTCGGAATTCTTCGATCTCTACCAAAATGAGCCCGTGCCAGAGTGGGTCAATCAGTCCTTCTACGACACTCGCAGGCCGATGAATCTAGACCCTCTCAATTGA
- the ychF gene encoding redox-regulated ATPase YchF — translation MSLKIGIVGLPNVGKSTLFNTLVKGSHAEAANYPFCTIEPNVGIVEVPDERLAPLAEMSKSKKIVPAVVEFVDIAGLVRGASKGEGLGNKFLAAIRECDAIGMVVRFFEDENVVHVEGKIDPADDINTIETELQLADLNTVEKRLSSVEKELKSGNKEAKSLQSGLKKVQTVLNAGKNARETDLNDDEKLQIKNLGLMTQKPVIYIANVAEDKIANFDRVIPVKTGIQANISGSQIKSGMTNDFIPISAKLESELNELDEGEKAEYLAELGLEDSGLDRLIKEAYRILGLQTYLTTGEDETRAWTIHQGDTAPQAAGVIHGDFERGFIAAEIVNYKDLLNSNSWANAKSKGLIRTEGKSYIMRDGDVVLFRFNV, via the coding sequence ATGAGTTTAAAAATCGGCATCGTCGGCCTGCCAAATGTCGGCAAATCAACTTTGTTCAACACCCTTGTCAAAGGCTCTCATGCGGAAGCGGCCAATTATCCCTTCTGCACCATCGAGCCCAATGTGGGTATTGTTGAAGTTCCCGACGAAAGGCTCGCACCGCTAGCCGAAATGTCAAAATCCAAGAAAATCGTGCCTGCTGTAGTCGAATTCGTCGATATTGCCGGCCTTGTTCGCGGCGCTTCCAAAGGTGAAGGACTAGGCAACAAATTCCTGGCCGCTATCCGCGAATGCGACGCTATCGGCATGGTCGTCCGCTTCTTCGAAGACGAAAATGTCGTCCACGTCGAAGGCAAAATTGACCCTGCAGACGACATCAATACGATCGAAACAGAGCTCCAATTGGCTGACTTAAATACTGTCGAAAAACGCCTTTCTTCCGTCGAAAAAGAGCTCAAAAGTGGGAACAAGGAAGCCAAGAGTTTACAATCAGGATTGAAAAAGGTTCAAACTGTACTAAATGCCGGCAAAAATGCTCGTGAAACAGACTTAAATGACGACGAAAAACTACAGATCAAGAACTTGGGCTTGATGACTCAGAAACCAGTCATTTATATCGCCAACGTCGCCGAAGATAAAATTGCCAATTTTGATCGTGTCATTCCAGTGAAGACTGGAATCCAGGCTAATATTTCTGGATCCCAGATCAAGTCTGGGATGACAAATGATTTTATCCCTATTTCCGCAAAGCTTGAATCGGAGCTAAATGAGCTCGACGAAGGGGAAAAAGCAGAATATTTGGCCGAGTTAGGACTCGAGGATTCCGGACTAGACCGACTAATCAAGGAAGCTTATCGGATACTCGGTCTACAGACATATCTGACTACCGGCGAGGACGAAACTCGGGCTTGGACTATTCATCAGGGAGACACTGCTCCTCAAGCGGCTGGCGTCATACATGGCGACTTTGAAAGAGGCTTCATCGCCGCTGAAATCGTCAATTACAAAGATCTTTTGAACTCTAATTCGTGGGCAAATGCCAAATCGAAGGGCCTCATTCGCACTGAAGGCAAGAGCTATATCATGCGTGACGGCGACGTCGTACTCTTCCGTTTCAACGTCTAA
- a CDS encoding 5'-3' exonuclease H3TH domain-containing protein, with protein sequence MEKKTLVLIDSNAIIHRAYHALPKTMSTRKGELTNVVYGYTTTLIKVLEDLKPDYIAASFDVSKNTFRLAEYAEYKAHRVKADQELYDQIPRVKQLLNVLSVPIYELEGFEADDVIGTIAHICQESGVGGQENGSKLQTPNSLHIYIVTGDKDAFQLVDGNIEVYDLKHGLSDAQIVNSTVIKTLWNLDPYDFIDLKALAGDPSDNIPGVPGIGPKTATLLLQKYDTLVDIYKRIDEGLELDVKPRILGLLKEYKEQAFLSQRLATIRKDVPLDFKLEDCQWGDYDKDSVRDFFEEMQFNSLLRRFGAIKGDMPKTEQSKEQKKQDDQLKLL encoded by the coding sequence ATGGAAAAGAAAACACTAGTATTGATAGATTCGAACGCGATAATTCATCGCGCTTATCATGCTTTGCCCAAGACGATGTCGACGCGCAAAGGCGAGCTGACCAATGTTGTCTACGGTTATACCACGACTTTAATCAAAGTTTTGGAGGATTTGAAGCCTGACTACATTGCTGCTTCGTTTGATGTCTCAAAAAACACCTTTCGACTGGCAGAATATGCCGAGTACAAAGCCCATCGGGTCAAAGCCGATCAGGAGCTATATGATCAAATCCCTCGAGTCAAGCAATTATTGAACGTCTTGAGCGTTCCGATATATGAGTTGGAAGGATTTGAGGCTGATGACGTCATCGGCACGATTGCACATATTTGTCAGGAGTCAGGAGTCGGGGGTCAGGAGAATGGCTCCAAACTCCAAACTCCAAACTCCCTGCATATTTACATCGTGACGGGGGACAAGGACGCATTTCAATTAGTCGACGGTAACATTGAAGTTTATGATTTGAAACACGGTCTATCTGACGCACAGATTGTCAATTCGACGGTGATCAAGACGCTCTGGAATTTGGATCCTTACGACTTCATCGATCTCAAGGCTCTGGCCGGCGATCCCTCTGACAACATCCCGGGCGTGCCAGGGATTGGGCCCAAGACTGCAACTCTTCTTTTGCAAAAATATGACACGTTAGTAGATATATACAAGAGAATCGACGAGGGCCTGGAGCTCGACGTTAAACCCAGAATTCTTGGCTTGCTCAAGGAGTACAAAGAGCAAGCATTTCTCTCCCAGCGACTCGCCACCATCCGCAAGGACGTACCGCTTGATTTCAAACTGGAAGATTGCCAATGGGGGGACTATGATAAGGATAGCGTCAGGGACTTTTTCGAAGAAATGCAGTTTAACTCACTGCTTCGACGATTCGGAGCGATCAAAGGCGACATGCCCAAGACCGAGCAATCAAAAGAACAAAAGAAGCAAGATGATCAATTAAAATTGTTATAG
- a CDS encoding methyltransferase domain-containing protein — protein MDSAEHNTIKYSISYQDTQMDFRNIKRLQKIIRLIDPCDDFLDIGCWDGYLMKQFVKSGKVKKAVGVDNSKSAIEMAKKDGLEVVLVESVDKKIPFGDESFDCVFAGEIIEHIYDVNNFTLEIERVLKKNGQLIITTPNLASFGSRMRLLFGKTPWMIENILEKDSAGHIRYFTFDSLEKVLEDRGFTVEQCATNVIQLNKYNLTGSLADLFYKLGSNIIIKCRKN, from the coding sequence ATGGATTCGGCAGAACACAATACGATTAAATACTCGATTTCTTACCAAGACACCCAAATGGATTTTCGAAATATCAAAAGATTGCAGAAAATCATCAGGCTCATCGATCCTTGCGATGATTTTCTTGATATAGGTTGCTGGGACGGCTACTTGATGAAGCAGTTTGTGAAAAGTGGCAAAGTCAAGAAAGCTGTCGGTGTTGATAATTCAAAGTCAGCTATTGAAATGGCGAAAAAGGATGGTCTTGAGGTTGTATTGGTTGAATCAGTTGATAAAAAGATTCCTTTTGGCGATGAAAGTTTTGATTGTGTATTCGCTGGAGAAATTATTGAGCATATTTATGATGTGAACAATTTTACTCTCGAAATAGAAAGAGTTTTAAAGAAAAATGGTCAACTCATAATTACAACGCCAAATCTGGCTTCATTTGGATCGCGGATGAGATTGTTGTTTGGCAAGACGCCTTGGATGATTGAAAATATTCTGGAGAAAGATTCGGCTGGCCATATCCGATATTTTACCTTTGACTCCTTGGAAAAAGTGCTGGAGGACCGTGGGTTTACAGTCGAACAATGCGCAACAAATGTTATTCAGCTCAACAAATATAATTTGACTGGTTCCCTCGCCGATTTATTTTATAAGTTAGGCTCAAATATTATTATCAAGTGTAGAAAGAATTGA
- a CDS encoding NUDIX domain-containing protein, with the protein MKVLLTTKDQDIYPDETFDPDNDWKKREAARAIVFDDQGLIALMDVSKHGYHKLPGGGLDEGEKVFDALARELREETGCRAEVTREVGQIREYRKKYNQVQESYCYIAKLVGEKGEPSLEPGEIADGFKIMWVSIDEAIDLLSSDETDGYHGKFVLKRDLVFLKEAKKLL; encoded by the coding sequence ATGAAAGTATTACTCACAACCAAAGACCAAGACATTTATCCCGACGAAACTTTTGACCCAGACAACGATTGGAAAAAAAGAGAAGCTGCTAGGGCCATTGTTTTCGACGATCAGGGCTTAATTGCGCTGATGGATGTGTCGAAACATGGTTATCACAAACTCCCTGGCGGAGGACTGGACGAGGGCGAGAAAGTTTTTGACGCCCTCGCTCGAGAGCTGAGAGAAGAGACAGGTTGCAGGGCTGAGGTGACTCGTGAAGTCGGTCAGATACGAGAATATCGAAAGAAATATAATCAAGTGCAAGAAAGCTATTGCTATATCGCCAAGCTGGTCGGCGAAAAAGGCGAGCCAAGTCTTGAGCCTGGCGAGATAGCAGATGGCTTCAAAATAATGTGGGTAAGTATAGACGAGGCGATCGATTTGCTTTCATCGGACGAAACGGACGGTTACCATGGGAAATTTGTTTTGAAGCGAGATTTAGTATTTCTCAAAGAGGCAAAAAAACTTTTATGA
- a CDS encoding DNA polymerase, translating into MNELLAKAEKLGVTIPQITAEEINEQVKPVLKKMEQVGIEIDCKVLNDLAEKLAHRITRLKSKIYELVGHEFNIDSPIQMAEVLFGELKLPTAGLKRTKSGVSTAAAELKKIENESPIIALILEHRELAKLISTYLKPLPLLVDINSRLHTTYGLETSTGRLTSSEPNLQNIPIRGTYGAEIRASFVASYGMKLIAADYSQIELRVVACLAKDAAMIEAFHGGVDIHTRTAAEIFNVKPSEVTPDQRRKAKAVNFGIVYGQTPYGLSQSLSIPVEEASNYIKRYFEVHTGIKNYINEMIDRAHNDGFVETIFGTKRYLPEINSRVHYIAEAEERMAINMPVQGTAAELLKLAMIELDRKLSKGSRMLLTVHDELVVEAPREDAESVAKIVKETMENVVKLCVPVTVEVGIGDNWSSAK; encoded by the coding sequence ATGAACGAATTATTAGCAAAAGCTGAGAAATTAGGGGTCACAATTCCGCAGATTACTGCGGAGGAGATTAATGAACAGGTCAAGCCGGTGCTCAAGAAGATGGAGCAAGTCGGTATTGAGATTGATTGCAAAGTCTTGAACGACCTGGCCGAGAAGTTGGCTCATCGGATCACGAGATTAAAATCCAAGATTTATGAGCTGGTTGGCCACGAATTCAATATCGATTCGCCGATCCAAATGGCCGAAGTCTTGTTTGGCGAGTTAAAATTGCCAACTGCGGGGCTGAAGAGAACGAAGTCTGGCGTTTCAACGGCGGCCGCAGAGCTCAAGAAGATTGAAAATGAAAGCCCGATCATCGCACTGATCCTGGAACATCGGGAATTGGCCAAATTGATCTCTACATATTTGAAACCGCTACCACTTTTGGTAGATATTAATTCCAGGTTACATACGACCTATGGGCTCGAGACTTCGACAGGTCGACTGACCAGCTCCGAGCCAAATTTACAAAATATTCCGATTCGTGGGACCTACGGTGCCGAGATTCGTGCCTCTTTTGTCGCTTCATATGGGATGAAATTGATTGCGGCAGATTATTCACAGATAGAACTTCGAGTTGTCGCCTGTCTGGCAAAAGATGCCGCTATGATCGAGGCATTTCACGGTGGAGTCGATATTCATACCCGCACAGCGGCAGAAATATTTAATGTGAAGCCAAGCGAAGTGACTCCGGACCAAAGACGCAAGGCCAAGGCGGTAAATTTTGGCATTGTCTACGGTCAGACGCCCTATGGTTTGTCTCAGTCCTTGAGCATTCCGGTCGAGGAAGCGAGCAATTATATCAAGCGATATTTTGAGGTTCACACGGGAATCAAGAACTATATCAACGAAATGATCGACAGGGCTCACAATGATGGCTTTGTCGAAACGATATTTGGCACCAAGCGATATTTGCCAGAAATAAATTCTCGAGTTCATTATATTGCTGAGGCGGAGGAGCGGATGGCGATCAACATGCCAGTCCAGGGCACGGCGGCCGAACTATTGAAACTAGCAATGATCGAATTGGATCGAAAGCTTAGCAAAGGAAGTCGTATGCTTCTGACGGTCCATGACGAGTTGGTCGTTGAGGCACCGAGGGAAGACGCGGAAAGCGTGGCGAAAATCGTGAAGGAAACAATGGAAAACGTAGTCAAGCTTTGCGTACCAGTGACTGTAGAGGTCGGAATCGGTGATAATTGGTCAAGCGCGAAATGA
- the holA gene encoding DNA polymerase III subunit delta, translating into MIYFIYGIDAYSVKKAADKLAADFVASEGSDFNLIKLDGQTMKAGQFFDSVSTLPFLGAKRLVTVNGLLALGDKESKRVVAEKIKNIPDYSDVLFVDEGEPDKRESIFKVLSEKAKVERFDAPTPYLVTDFVKKKITEAGLKVTSQVANQISLAVGTDLSRAESETEKIISYTFYLDRDEVSADVVSNLIEPVSNVKIFDLTDAIADRRLGQAFSILSKMRKSGQDEAMIFNMIIFQLRNMLIIESLGSNASQSGLHPFVVKKTLSSIRKFKPGEIKKFYSDLAELDWKIKSGILEFSTAVDLLVANFCKS; encoded by the coding sequence ATGATCTATTTTATTTACGGAATTGACGCGTATTCGGTGAAGAAAGCGGCTGACAAATTGGCAGCTGATTTTGTCGCTAGTGAAGGGTCTGACTTTAATTTGATTAAGCTTGACGGCCAAACGATGAAGGCGGGCCAATTCTTTGACTCAGTTTCGACATTGCCATTTCTGGGTGCCAAGAGGCTGGTCACAGTTAATGGTCTTCTCGCTCTCGGGGACAAAGAATCCAAGCGAGTTGTGGCCGAAAAGATTAAGAATATTCCTGATTATTCTGATGTCCTGTTTGTAGACGAAGGAGAGCCAGACAAGCGTGAGTCAATATTCAAAGTTTTATCGGAGAAAGCAAAAGTCGAGCGATTTGACGCTCCGACCCCATATTTGGTGACTGACTTTGTTAAGAAGAAGATTACGGAGGCCGGACTAAAAGTTACCAGCCAAGTGGCAAATCAGATTTCTCTAGCAGTTGGAACAGATTTGTCTCGGGCAGAGAGCGAAACCGAAAAAATTATTTCATACACTTTTTACCTTGACCGCGATGAGGTCTCGGCCGATGTTGTCTCGAATTTGATTGAGCCGGTTAGCAATGTGAAAATATTTGATCTGACCGATGCTATCGCGGATCGACGACTTGGTCAGGCCTTTTCGATTCTTAGCAAGATGAGGAAATCGGGGCAAGATGAAGCGATGATTTTCAATATGATCATTTTCCAACTTCGTAATATGTTAATAATCGAGAGTTTGGGCAGTAATGCGAGCCAATCTGGCTTACATCCGTTTGTTGTGAAAAAGACTTTGAGCTCGATTCGGAAATTCAAACCAGGGGAGATAAAAAAGTTTTATTCAGATTTGGCAGAGCTGGACTGGAAAATTAAGAGCGGTATTTTGGAATTTTCAACTGCAGTCGACTTGTTGGTCGCAAATTTTTGTAAGTCATAG